A single genomic interval of Noviherbaspirillum saxi harbors:
- a CDS encoding aldehyde dehydrogenase family protein has product MPFNNLIGGEWVAGARYGHNLNPSDTADTIGEYAQADVTQLDAAVSAAQAAFPRWSTGSVQARSDTLDKIGSEILARREELGTLLAREEGKTRPEAIGEVTRAGHIFKFFAGECLRLSGETLPSVRPGVGVDITREPIGVVGLITPWNFPIAIPAWKIAPALAFGNCVVFKPADLVPASAWALAEIIHRSGLPAGVFNLVMGRGSVIGDPLVTHPGIVAVSFTGSTSVGHRIAMQCAEHGKKVQLEMGGKNPQVVLDDADLAQAVELSVQSAFFSTGQRCTASSRLIVTEGIYDRFIAAMKERMATLRVGDALAAGTDIGPAASQAQMEQDLMYVDVALGEGATLAAGGTAASCHTGSGNTGFFVTPTLLTDTAAGMRINREEVFGPLAAVIKVKDYEEALDVANNTEYGLSAGIATTSLKHATHFKRHVQSGMVMVNLPTAGVDYHVPFGGRKASSYGPREQGRYAQEFFTTVKTAYTAA; this is encoded by the coding sequence ATGCCTTTCAACAATCTTATCGGCGGCGAATGGGTAGCAGGCGCACGCTACGGGCACAACCTCAACCCCTCCGACACCGCTGACACGATCGGCGAATATGCTCAGGCCGACGTGACGCAGCTCGATGCAGCCGTGTCTGCCGCCCAAGCAGCCTTTCCGCGCTGGTCCACAGGCAGCGTGCAGGCACGCAGCGACACGCTCGACAAGATCGGGTCCGAAATACTGGCACGACGCGAAGAACTTGGAACACTGCTCGCTCGCGAGGAAGGGAAAACCCGGCCCGAAGCCATCGGTGAAGTTACCCGCGCCGGTCACATTTTCAAGTTCTTTGCCGGAGAATGCTTGCGTCTTTCCGGCGAAACTTTGCCCTCGGTGCGTCCCGGGGTAGGTGTTGACATCACACGCGAGCCCATCGGCGTCGTTGGCCTGATTACACCGTGGAATTTTCCGATTGCCATTCCCGCCTGGAAGATCGCCCCGGCTCTGGCTTTTGGCAATTGCGTCGTCTTCAAGCCCGCCGACCTCGTCCCGGCTTCGGCCTGGGCGCTTGCCGAAATCATTCACCGCTCAGGTCTTCCGGCTGGCGTCTTCAACCTGGTCATGGGACGCGGCAGCGTAATCGGCGACCCTCTGGTAACCCATCCTGGCATCGTAGCGGTGAGCTTTACCGGTTCCACCAGCGTCGGCCACCGCATCGCTATGCAATGCGCCGAGCATGGTAAAAAGGTGCAGCTGGAAATGGGAGGCAAGAATCCGCAGGTTGTCCTCGACGATGCCGATTTGGCGCAGGCGGTGGAGCTTTCCGTGCAGAGCGCTTTCTTCTCCACTGGTCAACGCTGCACTGCATCCAGTCGTCTTATCGTCACCGAAGGCATCTACGACCGCTTCATTGCGGCCATGAAGGAGCGCATGGCGACGCTCCGAGTGGGTGACGCGCTCGCAGCCGGTACGGATATCGGGCCGGCCGCAAGCCAGGCGCAGATGGAGCAAGACTTGATGTACGTAGACGTGGCCCTTGGAGAAGGCGCGACCCTGGCAGCCGGCGGGACAGCGGCAAGTTGCCACACCGGGAGCGGCAATACCGGCTTCTTCGTCACCCCGACACTGCTCACGGATACCGCCGCAGGCATGCGGATCAACCGCGAGGAAGTTTTTGGCCCGCTGGCGGCCGTCATCAAGGTAAAGGACTACGAAGAAGCACTGGACGTCGCCAACAATACCGAATACGGACTCTCGGCTGGAATCGCGACCACAAGCCTGAAGCATGCGACCCATTTCAAGCGGCACGTGCAGTCGGGCATGGTCATGGTCAATCTGCCGACTGCCGGCGTGGACTACCATGTGCCGTTCGGCGGCCGCAAGGCCAGCAGTTATGGTCCGCGAGAGCAGGGACGCTATGCACAGGAATTCTTCACCACGGTGAAGACCGCCTATACCGCGGCTTGA
- a CDS encoding YncE family protein: MPIPSKAIRAILAAAVVCTAAGCTTPHSASTNTVYFLSTQDGRAALADGAPAVGKADDTLAVIEVSGSRLRVVHQIAMPVSLVGPPSSIAIAPGGRMALISAATRRDPVNAEKVVPYDLVSVVALDPSGAAAPRVIATVNAGAGASGISINRAGTLALVANRVEGSVSVLAIDQDKVAAVDKVMLGEKSGPAHVAFTPDGRRALVTRDGDNRISMLAIDGRTVKLDQRAIFAGLRPYGLDISSDGHWAAVTNLGAGSGDADTISLIDLRAEPPRTVDTITVGQTPEGVVFSPDGSKLGVTVINGSNKPKASPFFGTAAYVQYRIDGGRLLPAAKLAGGQWLQGHAFTPDGHGVLVQDAMNRQVRLYRADGNTLADTGERLQFDCCTIDVAAVALGRINYYL, translated from the coding sequence ATGCCCATTCCTTCCAAAGCCATACGCGCCATTCTGGCTGCAGCTGTCGTGTGCACAGCGGCCGGATGCACCACGCCGCACAGCGCCAGTACCAACACCGTCTATTTCCTTTCAACCCAGGACGGCCGTGCTGCCCTTGCCGATGGTGCGCCCGCTGTTGGCAAGGCGGATGACACGCTGGCCGTGATCGAGGTCAGCGGCTCGCGCCTGCGTGTCGTCCACCAGATCGCCATGCCGGTTTCCCTGGTGGGACCGCCGAGCTCAATCGCCATTGCGCCAGGCGGACGCATGGCCCTGATCAGTGCGGCTACCCGACGCGACCCGGTGAACGCGGAAAAGGTCGTGCCCTACGATCTCGTATCGGTGGTTGCGCTCGACCCGAGCGGTGCAGCCGCACCACGCGTCATCGCAACGGTGAATGCGGGGGCAGGCGCATCGGGCATTTCAATCAATCGCGCCGGCACGCTGGCGCTTGTCGCAAACCGCGTCGAGGGATCGGTCTCGGTGCTGGCAATCGATCAGGATAAGGTGGCGGCTGTGGACAAGGTCATGCTCGGCGAGAAATCGGGGCCAGCACATGTCGCCTTTACACCAGATGGCCGCCGCGCGCTGGTGACGCGCGACGGCGACAACCGTATCAGCATGCTGGCTATTGATGGCCGCACGGTCAAGCTCGATCAACGCGCAATCTTTGCCGGCCTGCGTCCCTATGGGCTAGATATCTCGTCTGATGGACATTGGGCCGCGGTGACGAATCTGGGCGCCGGCAGCGGCGATGCCGACACGATCAGTTTGATCGATCTTCGGGCGGAGCCGCCGCGCACCGTCGACACAATTACCGTAGGGCAGACACCCGAAGGAGTGGTTTTCTCGCCGGACGGCAGCAAGCTCGGTGTGACCGTAATCAATGGCAGCAACAAGCCCAAAGCTTCGCCCTTTTTCGGAACGGCCGCCTATGTGCAGTACCGTATCGATGGCGGACGTCTGCTGCCTGCCGCGAAGTTGGCGGGCGGTCAATGGCTGCAAGGGCATGCCTTCACGCCGGACGGCCATGGGGTTCTGGTCCAGGATGCCATGAACCGTCAGGTGCGGCTCTACCGCGCCGACGGCAATACACTGGCCGATACCGGAGAGCGCCTGCAGTTCGACTGCTGCACCATCGACGTTGCGGCCGTGGCGCTAGGCCGGATTAATTATTATCTATAA
- a CDS encoding 2-hydroxyacid dehydrogenase, translating to MKPVLLVLVYLSEEHRALVSERFEMIYAPNAGLGADRSNGQAQIAARGTDIRVVLTNGTNGLLAEEIAQLPRLELICTVGVGFENVARDAARARGIPVCNAAGTNDDAVADHAMTILLAAIRRLPFLNNGVRHGLWRDDIPRPPHVSGRRMGIFGLGAIGKKIAKRAQGFDMEIGYHSRTRRDETGFQWFDDIKALAAWCDFLVIAAPGGKETYHIVNAEVLDALGPQGVVVNIARGTLVDTNAVADALRDKRIWAAALDVYENEPMPPAPLLEFENAVLTPHIGGISPQAIHASVLRFLENAEAHFSGQPLLTQVN from the coding sequence ATGAAGCCCGTGCTGCTCGTCTTGGTATACCTTTCCGAAGAACACCGCGCTCTGGTATCCGAGCGCTTCGAAATGATTTACGCACCCAATGCCGGGCTCGGCGCAGACCGATCCAATGGCCAGGCGCAGATCGCCGCGCGCGGTACAGACATCCGGGTCGTGCTGACCAACGGCACCAACGGTCTGCTGGCCGAGGAAATTGCGCAGTTGCCCCGGCTGGAGCTGATTTGCACTGTCGGAGTCGGCTTTGAGAATGTGGCGCGGGACGCGGCTCGCGCCCGTGGCATCCCGGTATGCAATGCGGCCGGCACCAATGACGACGCGGTCGCCGATCATGCGATGACGATTCTGCTGGCCGCTATTCGCCGCCTGCCTTTCCTTAACAACGGCGTGCGCCATGGTTTATGGCGCGACGATATTCCGCGTCCGCCGCACGTCTCCGGACGCAGGATGGGGATCTTCGGCCTGGGTGCGATCGGCAAGAAGATTGCCAAGCGCGCGCAGGGCTTCGATATGGAGATCGGCTACCACAGTCGGACACGACGTGACGAGACCGGCTTTCAATGGTTCGACGATATCAAGGCGCTGGCGGCCTGGTGTGATTTCCTGGTGATCGCTGCACCAGGCGGCAAGGAGACGTACCACATCGTCAATGCGGAAGTGCTCGATGCGCTGGGACCGCAGGGGGTGGTGGTTAATATTGCACGCGGCACACTCGTCGATACCAATGCAGTGGCCGATGCCTTGCGCGACAAGCGCATTTGGGCAGCGGCACTCGATGTGTACGAGAACGAGCCCATGCCGCCGGCACCCTTGCTGGAGTTCGAGAATGCGGTGCTCACGCCGCATATCGGCGGCATCTCACCGCAAGCAATCCATGCGTCGGTGCTGCGTTTCCTGGAAAACGCCGAGGCGCATTTCAGCGGCCAGCCGCTGCTGACACAAGTGAACTAA
- a CDS encoding FAD-binding and (Fe-S)-binding domain-containing protein — MIAHVVPPDTLMQSYRDFLGALASAGFRGEISTAYADRTVLSTDNSIYQRLPQAIVFPLDAEDVQRLARLAAEPAYRRIVLTPRGGGTGTNGQSLTDGIVVDVSRHMTRILAIDPQARRVRVQAGVVKDQLNAALAPYGLFFAPELSTSNRATLGGMINTDASGQGSCTYGKTRDHVLMLDCVLLGGDRFESRPLERAALGDLLRRPGRVGDAYRAAVRIVESQAALIDERFPKLNRCLTGYDLAHLKEPDGRFNLNSVLCGAEGSLGFVVEAELNVLPIPKYSVLVNVRYAGFMDALRDARALMSHQPLSIETVDSKVLLLAMKDIVWTSVADYFPRTEGEPETLGINLVEFSGDDVDEVNTRVSAFTAHLQSDASVRRLGHTLATGAEVVEKVYTMRKRAVGLLGNVQGEARPQPFVEDTAVPPEVLPEYIAEFRSLLDGLGLSYGMFGHVDAGVLHVRPLLDLKDPEQVKLIRTVSDGVAGLTKKYGGLLWGEHGKGVRSEYAPEFFGELYPALQQLKAAFDPNNQLNPGKIATPATIREAKLLRIDGVPLRGEADRQIDERVWRSYGAAMHCNGNGACYNFDPDDAMCPSWKGTRERRHSPKGRASLMREWLRLQDLVGTDVLAEPRASVLAFARTLPQRWRNSRSGTAKNDFSHEVYEAMAGCLACKSCAGQCPVKVSVPDFRARFLALYHARYLRPLKDYLIGSLEYTIPYLARAPRLYNGIMSSSWMRTMLDRCAGMVDSPLLTRFDVAPLLRRLQVRVASAELLAALTAEERERSVVLVQDAFTRWFETPVWAAFVELAARTGYRVYIAPFRPNGKPLHGQGFLPAFERAAASNAALLKALSASGIPLVGLDPAMTLVYRQEYLKVTGAQDCPLVLLPQEWLLRVLPQSDPTAGANFRLLAHCTERTNVPASVGQWQQVFARAGLRLDVQASGCCGMSGTYGHESRNVRTSKTIFEQSWGPILDGGTEISQGELLATGYSCRSQAARFRGRRLRHPVEVLLENIDHH; from the coding sequence ATGATTGCACACGTCGTTCCTCCTGATACCCTGATGCAGAGCTACCGTGATTTCCTCGGCGCGCTAGCCTCTGCCGGCTTTCGCGGAGAGATTTCCACCGCCTATGCTGACCGGACGGTCCTCTCCACCGACAATTCCATCTACCAGCGGCTGCCGCAGGCAATCGTTTTTCCTCTTGATGCGGAAGACGTGCAGCGGCTCGCCCGACTGGCGGCTGAACCCGCTTACCGCCGGATAGTGCTCACCCCCCGCGGCGGCGGCACTGGTACGAATGGACAGTCGCTAACGGATGGCATTGTGGTCGATGTGTCGCGCCACATGACCCGGATCCTGGCGATCGATCCGCAGGCACGCCGTGTACGCGTGCAGGCAGGAGTAGTCAAGGATCAACTGAATGCGGCGCTGGCGCCGTACGGCCTGTTTTTCGCGCCGGAACTGTCGACCAGCAATCGGGCGACGCTGGGAGGCATGATCAATACCGATGCCAGCGGACAGGGAAGCTGTACCTATGGCAAGACGCGCGACCATGTGTTGATGCTCGATTGCGTCCTGCTTGGCGGTGACCGCTTCGAGAGCCGGCCGCTCGAGCGCGCCGCGCTCGGCGACCTGTTGCGGCGACCCGGGCGGGTAGGGGACGCGTACCGCGCGGCGGTGCGGATCGTTGAATCTCAGGCTGCGTTGATCGACGAACGTTTCCCGAAGCTCAATCGCTGCCTCACCGGTTACGACCTGGCCCACCTGAAGGAGCCGGACGGCAGGTTCAATCTGAATAGCGTGCTGTGCGGCGCGGAAGGGTCGCTTGGTTTCGTGGTGGAAGCAGAGCTTAATGTTCTGCCAATCCCAAAGTATTCCGTGCTCGTGAACGTGCGTTATGCGGGCTTCATGGACGCTCTGCGCGACGCCCGGGCGTTAATGTCGCACCAGCCGCTCTCGATCGAAACAGTGGACTCCAAGGTGCTGCTGCTGGCCATGAAGGACATTGTGTGGACCAGCGTGGCGGATTACTTTCCGCGGACGGAGGGCGAGCCGGAGACCCTGGGCATCAATCTGGTCGAATTCAGCGGCGATGATGTGGACGAAGTAAACACGCGTGTGTCCGCATTCACTGCGCATTTGCAGTCCGATGCGAGCGTACGTCGGCTCGGGCACACGCTGGCCACGGGCGCGGAGGTTGTGGAAAAGGTCTACACAATGCGCAAGCGTGCCGTGGGCCTGCTCGGAAACGTACAGGGCGAGGCGCGCCCACAACCCTTTGTCGAAGACACCGCCGTCCCGCCCGAGGTGCTGCCGGAGTACATTGCCGAGTTTCGCAGCCTGCTTGACGGCCTTGGGCTCAGCTATGGCATGTTTGGCCATGTCGATGCCGGCGTATTGCATGTCCGCCCCTTGCTGGATCTGAAAGATCCCGAGCAGGTGAAGCTGATACGCACGGTTTCCGACGGTGTGGCAGGCCTGACAAAGAAGTATGGAGGTCTTCTTTGGGGCGAACATGGCAAGGGTGTCCGTTCAGAGTATGCCCCGGAATTCTTTGGCGAACTCTACCCGGCGTTGCAGCAATTGAAGGCAGCGTTCGATCCAAACAATCAGTTAAATCCAGGAAAGATCGCGACCCCAGCCACCATCCGCGAGGCGAAGCTGCTCCGCATCGATGGCGTGCCACTACGTGGCGAAGCTGACAGGCAGATCGACGAGCGCGTCTGGCGGAGCTACGGTGCCGCGATGCATTGCAATGGAAACGGCGCCTGCTATAACTTCGACCCGGACGACGCGATGTGCCCATCCTGGAAGGGAACACGGGAGCGCCGGCATTCCCCCAAAGGACGTGCCTCGCTAATGCGCGAGTGGCTGCGCTTGCAGGATCTGGTGGGAACGGACGTGCTGGCCGAACCGCGTGCGTCGGTCCTCGCCTTTGCACGTACATTGCCGCAACGCTGGCGCAATAGCCGATCCGGAACCGCCAAGAATGATTTTTCGCACGAGGTCTACGAGGCGATGGCTGGGTGCCTTGCCTGCAAGTCGTGCGCCGGGCAGTGTCCGGTCAAGGTCAGCGTGCCCGATTTCCGCGCGCGCTTCCTGGCCCTCTATCACGCCCGTTATCTGCGGCCGCTGAAGGACTACCTCATCGGCTCGTTGGAGTACACGATCCCGTACCTCGCGCGCGCGCCGCGTTTGTATAACGGAATCATGTCGTCATCCTGGATGCGCACAATGCTCGACCGATGTGCAGGCATGGTCGACAGTCCATTGCTCACACGCTTCGACGTGGCGCCGCTGTTGCGTCGCCTGCAGGTTCGCGTTGCAAGCGCTGAATTGCTGGCAGCGCTGACGGCGGAAGAGCGTGAGCGCAGCGTGGTGCTGGTGCAAGACGCATTCACGCGCTGGTTTGAAACGCCGGTATGGGCCGCGTTCGTCGAACTGGCCGCCCGTACCGGCTACCGTGTCTACATCGCACCATTCCGGCCGAACGGCAAGCCCTTGCATGGTCAGGGCTTCCTGCCCGCATTCGAACGGGCGGCGGCCAGTAATGCCGCTTTGCTAAAGGCGCTTTCCGCAAGTGGCATTCCCCTGGTAGGGCTCGATCCGGCGATGACCTTGGTGTACCGGCAGGAATATCTCAAGGTGACGGGTGCGCAGGACTGTCCACTCGTTCTGCTGCCGCAAGAATGGCTCTTGCGCGTTCTACCTCAATCCGATCCGACCGCCGGTGCAAACTTCCGGTTGCTCGCCCACTGCACCGAGAGGACCAATGTTCCCGCCAGTGTCGGCCAGTGGCAGCAGGTCTTCGCCCGTGCCGGGCTGCGACTGGACGTTCAGGCCAGCGGATGTTGCGGGATGTCAGGAACTTACGGGCACGAGTCGCGCAACGTAAGAACATCCAAAACGATATTTGAACAGTCTTGGGGACCAATCCTCGACGGCGGCACCGAAATATCACAAGGAGAGCTCTTGGCGACGGGGTATTCGTGCCGGAGCCAAGCGGCGCGCTTCCGTGGACGACGGTTACGGCACCCGGTGGAGGTGCTCCTTGAGAACATCGACCACCATTGA